One part of the Dermacentor andersoni chromosome 2, qqDerAnde1_hic_scaffold, whole genome shotgun sequence genome encodes these proteins:
- the LOC126541323 gene encoding uncharacterized protein isoform X5 encodes MASKKQQQSASNGQRSGGGGEAGGAVAAASKAATESVAMKALFYLLLFLAEVLLFGTITLLIYWIFNYQGGVAWANDIKKQFNLHYILMTGGFIFLNGHAMLVYRSFTCCKKIYNKLLHTIFFVLSISAITIGIVSAFMAHNSSADPKHFYSLHSWIGLGTMGLFALQFIVGFVSFLVLLCCDKATVTYRQRLVPIHTNFGLIIFSIAAAACVTGLMQTAKGRFNGVNGAPNYQDLPEEGIFVNTIAIAIIALTILLPLLVRNNLRGGQAVFSVN; translated from the exons AAAGCAACAGCAGTCGGCCAGCAACGGTCAGcgtagcggcggcggcggcgaggccGGAGGTGCGGTCGCGGCGGCCTCCAAGGCTGCCACCGAGTCTGTGGCCATGAAGGCGCTCTTCTACCTGCTGCTTTTCCTGGCCGAGGTGCTGCTGTTCGGCACCATCACGCTGCTCATCTACTGGATCTTCAACTACCAGGGCGGCGTCGCATGGGCCAACGACATCAAGAAGCAGTTCAACCTCCACTACATCCTCATGACCGGGGGATTCATCTTCCTCAACGGACACG CGATGCTGGTGTACCGCAGCTTCACCTGCTGCAAAAAGATCTACAACAAGCTTCTGCACACCATCTTCTTTGTGCTGTCCATATCGGCCATCACCATCGGCATAgtgtccgccttcatggcgcacAACAGCAGTGCTGACCCGAAGCACTTTTACAGTTTGCACTCGTGGATCGGCCTCGGAACTATGGGACTCTTCGCTTTGCAG TTCATCGTGGGGTTCGTGTCGTTCCTGGTGCTTCTGTGTTGCGACAAGGCCACCGTCACCTACCGGCAACGCCTGGTGCCGATTCACACCAACTTCGGCCTGATCATCTTCAGCATCGCGGCGGCTGCCTGCGTTACGGGCCTCATGCAGACTGCCAAGGGTAGATTCAA TGGTGTAAATGGAGCACCGAACTACCAGGATCTTCCCGAAGAGGGAATCTTCGTAAACACCATTGCCAttgccatcattgcactgacaATCCTCCTCCCACTGCTGGTCAGAAACAACCTTCGTGGTGGACAGGCTGTGTTCTCTGTCAACTAG
- the LOC126541323 gene encoding uncharacterized protein isoform X4 — MASKHSRHEHRPRKQQQSASNGQRSGGGGEAGGAVAAASKAATESVAMKALFYLLLFLAEVLLFGTITLLIYWIFNYQGGVAWANDIKKQFNLHYILMTGGFIFLNGHAMLVYRSFTCCKKIYNKLLHTIFFVLSISAITIGIVSAFMAHNSSADPKHFYSLHSWIGLGTMGLFALQFIVGFVSFLVLLCCDKATVTYRQRLVPIHTNFGLIIFSIAAAACVTGLMQTAKGRFNGVNGAPNYQDLPEEGIFVNTIAIAIIALTILLPLLVRNNLRGGQAVFSVN, encoded by the exons AAAGCAACAGCAGTCGGCCAGCAACGGTCAGcgtagcggcggcggcggcgaggccGGAGGTGCGGTCGCGGCGGCCTCCAAGGCTGCCACCGAGTCTGTGGCCATGAAGGCGCTCTTCTACCTGCTGCTTTTCCTGGCCGAGGTGCTGCTGTTCGGCACCATCACGCTGCTCATCTACTGGATCTTCAACTACCAGGGCGGCGTCGCATGGGCCAACGACATCAAGAAGCAGTTCAACCTCCACTACATCCTCATGACCGGGGGATTCATCTTCCTCAACGGACACG CGATGCTGGTGTACCGCAGCTTCACCTGCTGCAAAAAGATCTACAACAAGCTTCTGCACACCATCTTCTTTGTGCTGTCCATATCGGCCATCACCATCGGCATAgtgtccgccttcatggcgcacAACAGCAGTGCTGACCCGAAGCACTTTTACAGTTTGCACTCGTGGATCGGCCTCGGAACTATGGGACTCTTCGCTTTGCAG TTCATCGTGGGGTTCGTGTCGTTCCTGGTGCTTCTGTGTTGCGACAAGGCCACCGTCACCTACCGGCAACGCCTGGTGCCGATTCACACCAACTTCGGCCTGATCATCTTCAGCATCGCGGCGGCTGCCTGCGTTACGGGCCTCATGCAGACTGCCAAGGGTAGATTCAA TGGTGTAAATGGAGCACCGAACTACCAGGATCTTCCCGAAGAGGGAATCTTCGTAAACACCATTGCCAttgccatcattgcactgacaATCCTCCTCCCACTGCTGGTCAGAAACAACCTTCGTGGTGGACAGGCTGTGTTCTCTGTCAACTAG
- the LOC126541323 gene encoding uncharacterized protein isoform X2, whose amino-acid sequence MASESLWLSEFRPVRPLPEMHSRHEHRPRKQQQSASNGQRSGGGGEAGGAVAAASKAATESVAMKALFYLLLFLAEVLLFGTITLLIYWIFNYQGGVAWANDIKKQFNLHYILMTGGFIFLNGHAMLVYRSFTCCKKIYNKLLHTIFFVLSISAITIGIVSAFMAHNSSADPKHFYSLHSWIGLGTMGLFALQFIVGFVSFLVLLCCDKATVTYRQRLVPIHTNFGLIIFSIAAAACVTGLMQTAKGRFNGVNGAPNYQDLPEEGIFVNTIAIAIIALTILLPLLVRNNLRGGQAVFSVN is encoded by the exons AAAGCAACAGCAGTCGGCCAGCAACGGTCAGcgtagcggcggcggcggcgaggccGGAGGTGCGGTCGCGGCGGCCTCCAAGGCTGCCACCGAGTCTGTGGCCATGAAGGCGCTCTTCTACCTGCTGCTTTTCCTGGCCGAGGTGCTGCTGTTCGGCACCATCACGCTGCTCATCTACTGGATCTTCAACTACCAGGGCGGCGTCGCATGGGCCAACGACATCAAGAAGCAGTTCAACCTCCACTACATCCTCATGACCGGGGGATTCATCTTCCTCAACGGACACG CGATGCTGGTGTACCGCAGCTTCACCTGCTGCAAAAAGATCTACAACAAGCTTCTGCACACCATCTTCTTTGTGCTGTCCATATCGGCCATCACCATCGGCATAgtgtccgccttcatggcgcacAACAGCAGTGCTGACCCGAAGCACTTTTACAGTTTGCACTCGTGGATCGGCCTCGGAACTATGGGACTCTTCGCTTTGCAG TTCATCGTGGGGTTCGTGTCGTTCCTGGTGCTTCTGTGTTGCGACAAGGCCACCGTCACCTACCGGCAACGCCTGGTGCCGATTCACACCAACTTCGGCCTGATCATCTTCAGCATCGCGGCGGCTGCCTGCGTTACGGGCCTCATGCAGACTGCCAAGGGTAGATTCAA TGGTGTAAATGGAGCACCGAACTACCAGGATCTTCCCGAAGAGGGAATCTTCGTAAACACCATTGCCAttgccatcattgcactgacaATCCTCCTCCCACTGCTGGTCAGAAACAACCTTCGTGGTGGACAGGCTGTGTTCTCTGTCAACTAG
- the LOC126541323 gene encoding uncharacterized protein isoform X3, with amino-acid sequence MASESLWLSEFRPVRPLPEIKQQQSASNGQRSGGGGEAGGAVAAASKAATESVAMKALFYLLLFLAEVLLFGTITLLIYWIFNYQGGVAWANDIKKQFNLHYILMTGGFIFLNGHAMLVYRSFTCCKKIYNKLLHTIFFVLSISAITIGIVSAFMAHNSSADPKHFYSLHSWIGLGTMGLFALQFIVGFVSFLVLLCCDKATVTYRQRLVPIHTNFGLIIFSIAAAACVTGLMQTAKGRFNGVNGAPNYQDLPEEGIFVNTIAIAIIALTILLPLLVRNNLRGGQAVFSVN; translated from the exons AAAGCAACAGCAGTCGGCCAGCAACGGTCAGcgtagcggcggcggcggcgaggccGGAGGTGCGGTCGCGGCGGCCTCCAAGGCTGCCACCGAGTCTGTGGCCATGAAGGCGCTCTTCTACCTGCTGCTTTTCCTGGCCGAGGTGCTGCTGTTCGGCACCATCACGCTGCTCATCTACTGGATCTTCAACTACCAGGGCGGCGTCGCATGGGCCAACGACATCAAGAAGCAGTTCAACCTCCACTACATCCTCATGACCGGGGGATTCATCTTCCTCAACGGACACG CGATGCTGGTGTACCGCAGCTTCACCTGCTGCAAAAAGATCTACAACAAGCTTCTGCACACCATCTTCTTTGTGCTGTCCATATCGGCCATCACCATCGGCATAgtgtccgccttcatggcgcacAACAGCAGTGCTGACCCGAAGCACTTTTACAGTTTGCACTCGTGGATCGGCCTCGGAACTATGGGACTCTTCGCTTTGCAG TTCATCGTGGGGTTCGTGTCGTTCCTGGTGCTTCTGTGTTGCGACAAGGCCACCGTCACCTACCGGCAACGCCTGGTGCCGATTCACACCAACTTCGGCCTGATCATCTTCAGCATCGCGGCGGCTGCCTGCGTTACGGGCCTCATGCAGACTGCCAAGGGTAGATTCAA TGGTGTAAATGGAGCACCGAACTACCAGGATCTTCCCGAAGAGGGAATCTTCGTAAACACCATTGCCAttgccatcattgcactgacaATCCTCCTCCCACTGCTGGTCAGAAACAACCTTCGTGGTGGACAGGCTGTGTTCTCTGTCAACTAG